In Candidatus Hydrothermales bacterium, a genomic segment contains:
- the hypF gene encoding carbamoyltransferase HypF: protein MKKRFLIRLQGKVQGVGFRPFVYRIALENNLSGFVKNSTEGAVIEVEGESKNLKKFIRELKEKKPPLVEYTHIEIKEIGIKNDHKFEIAKSEEKGEKIALILPDIAICEDCKEEIFDEKNRRFHYPFTNCTNCGPRFSIIQNIPYDRKNTTMKIFEMCKECKMEYEDPLNRRFHAQPNACHECGPQVFLLDNRGNLLYEKEKAIEETVKILKLGKIVAIKSIGGFQLLTDATKDESVLELRKRKKRDEKPFALMFKSLDHLKKYAYVNKIEKEILLSYSSPIVILKAKKKNNLSKYVSPYNPYIGAMLPYTPLHLLLMDKIDFPLVCTSGNISDEPIAFDNDEAFHRLKDITDYFLMHTRPIERYIDDSVVKVVNKKILMIRRARGYAPLPIIVERKLPQILALGAYLKNTIAISKTDRIIVSQHIGDLDNEISFNAFKKVIEDFKNLFEFKPEFIACDAHPEYLSTKYGEELSKKGNIPLMKIFHHHAHISSCMVENRLEEEVLGVAWDGTGYGKDGKIWGGEFLICDFRDFKRFATFREFGILGGDKAMREPRRSAIGILYEIYKEKTFEMDIESIKTLSDEEKNIFKTCYEKNINIFKCTSVGRIFDAVSSLLNLKQKITFEGQSAMILEWLAEDFKKGKIAHYDFELVGSDPIVIDFVPIIEGILNDLKNNVNKSYIAFKFHVTLAEIVKKLGEIAGNYKILLSGGVFQNKLLTELILKKVKKNKLYTHSLIPPNDGGISLGQIMILYHNL, encoded by the coding sequence TTGAAAAAAAGATTTTTAATAAGGCTGCAAGGAAAAGTTCAAGGCGTGGGATTTAGGCCTTTTGTATATAGGATTGCTTTAGAAAATAATTTAAGCGGATTTGTCAAAAACAGCACAGAGGGCGCTGTCATAGAAGTTGAAGGTGAAAGTAAAAATTTGAAAAAATTTATAAGAGAACTAAAAGAAAAGAAACCACCTTTAGTTGAGTACACTCATATAGAAATAAAAGAAATAGGGATTAAAAACGATCACAAGTTTGAAATTGCCAAATCTGAGGAAAAGGGAGAAAAAATAGCCTTAATTTTACCAGATATTGCAATATGTGAAGATTGTAAAGAAGAGATCTTTGACGAAAAAAATAGAAGATTTCACTATCCCTTTACAAACTGTACTAACTGTGGACCAAGATTCAGTATCATCCAGAATATTCCCTATGATAGAAAAAATACTACTATGAAGATATTTGAAATGTGTAAAGAATGTAAGATGGAGTATGAGGATCCCCTCAATAGGAGATTTCATGCTCAACCTAACGCTTGTCATGAATGTGGCCCCCAGGTCTTTCTATTAGATAACAGAGGTAATCTCTTATATGAAAAAGAAAAGGCTATTGAGGAAACAGTTAAAATTTTAAAGCTTGGTAAGATAGTAGCAATTAAAAGTATAGGTGGATTTCAACTTTTAACAGATGCAACCAAAGATGAATCGGTGTTAGAACTACGAAAAAGAAAAAAAAGAGACGAAAAACCTTTCGCATTAATGTTTAAAAGCTTAGATCATTTAAAAAAGTATGCCTATGTTAATAAAATTGAAAAAGAGATTCTACTATCTTATTCTTCGCCAATTGTTATTTTAAAAGCAAAAAAGAAAAATAATCTTTCAAAATATGTTTCCCCCTATAATCCTTACATAGGGGCTATGCTTCCCTATACTCCACTTCACCTTTTATTAATGGATAAAATCGATTTTCCTCTAGTCTGTACTTCCGGAAACATATCAGATGAACCTATAGCCTTTGACAATGATGAAGCATTTCACAGATTAAAAGATATAACCGACTATTTTTTGATGCATACAAGACCTATAGAAAGGTATATCGATGATTCAGTAGTTAAGGTGGTAAATAAAAAAATTTTAATGATAAGAAGAGCAAGAGGTTATGCCCCTTTACCTATAATAGTAGAAAGAAAACTACCGCAGATTTTAGCCTTAGGTGCTTACCTTAAAAATACTATAGCAATATCCAAAACAGATAGAATTATTGTTTCTCAGCATATTGGTGATCTTGATAATGAAATTTCTTTTAATGCTTTTAAAAAAGTTATAGAGGATTTTAAAAATCTTTTTGAATTTAAACCTGAGTTTATTGCCTGTGATGCTCATCCTGAATATTTGTCTACAAAATACGGTGAAGAATTGAGTAAAAAAGGAAACATACCGCTGATGAAAATTTTTCACCATCACGCCCATATTTCTTCGTGTATGGTAGAAAACAGGCTCGAAGAAGAGGTTTTAGGTGTAGCCTGGGATGGGACAGGATACGGAAAAGATGGAAAAATCTGGGGAGGTGAATTTTTAATCTGTGATTTTAGGGATTTTAAAAGGTTTGCAACTTTCAGAGAGTTTGGAATTTTGGGGGGTGACAAGGCAATGAGAGAACCAAGAAGAAGTGCAATAGGAATTTTATATGAAATCTATAAGGAAAAAACCTTTGAAATGGACATTGAATCCATTAAAACACTATCTGATGAGGAAAAAAACATTTTTAAAACCTGTTATGAGAAAAACATAAATATTTTTAAGTGTACTTCAGTTGGTAGAATTTTTGATGCGGTTTCTTCGCTACTTAATTTAAAACAAAAGATTACCTTTGAGGGTCAATCAGCTATGATACTTGAATGGTTAGCTGAGGACTTTAAAAAAGGTAAAATAGCTCACTATGACTTTGAACTTGTAGGTAGTGATCCTATTGTTATTGACTTTGTTCCAATAATTGAAGGAATATTAAATGACCTGAAAAATAATGTTAACAAATCTTATATAGCTTTTAAATTTCATGTGACGTTAGCAGAGATAGTTAAAAAACTTGGAGAGATAGCTGGTAATTACAAGATTTTGTTAAGTGGAGGTGTTTTTCAAAATAAACTTCTTACTGAACTTATATTAAAAAAAGTTAAGAAAAATAAATTATATACGCATTCTTTGATACCGCCTAATGATGGTGGAATTTCACTTGGTCAAATTATGATTTTATATCATAACTTATAA
- a CDS encoding hydrogenase maturation nickel metallochaperone HypA, whose translation MHEYSLATNLIEILREEKKKRNIKKILKVELEFGKLASAEPLIFKEIFDIIKKDTEFEETELIIDLIEPEVKCLNCEKDFKADTFPFLCPYCENMGGELLRGDKITMKSLEIIKD comes from the coding sequence ATGCATGAATACTCTTTAGCTACAAATTTAATAGAAATTTTAAGGGAAGAGAAGAAAAAAAGGAATATAAAAAAAATTTTAAAAGTTGAATTAGAGTTTGGTAAGTTGGCATCCGCTGAACCACTGATTTTTAAAGAAATTTTTGATATAATAAAAAAAGATACAGAATTTGAGGAAACGGAACTTATAATTGATCTGATTGAACCAGAAGTTAAATGCTTAAATTGTGAAAAAGATTTTAAAGCCGATACTTTTCCCTTTTTATGCCCCTACTGCGAAAATATGGGAGGTGAACTGCTAAGAGGTGATAAGATAACGATGAAAAGTTTAGAAATAATAAAAGATTAG
- the hypB gene encoding hydrogenase nickel incorporation protein HypB, translating into MAEVIKESVSISILKVNEEIASELRHFFNQRRIFTINLISSPGSGKTMLIERLLDYFDKEKVFVFVGDIETERDAKRIRERGGKSCQIITGNTCHLEAIMIKKGLSFLEDGTEYLFIENVGNLVCPASYDLGEHLRISMISTPEGDDKILKYPKAFLTSDVLVINKIDLLKYLPFDIQRVEEEAKKIKREIKIFKTSALTGEGVKELADFIKKEREGRFKD; encoded by the coding sequence ATGGCAGAGGTAATAAAGGAGAGTGTCTCAATTTCTATACTTAAGGTTAATGAAGAAATTGCTAGTGAATTAAGGCACTTTTTTAATCAAAGAAGAATTTTCACTATAAATTTAATATCTTCACCTGGATCAGGAAAGACGATGCTCATTGAAAGGTTGCTTGATTATTTTGATAAGGAAAAGGTCTTTGTTTTTGTTGGTGATATTGAAACAGAAAGAGATGCAAAAAGAATAAGAGAAAGGGGTGGAAAGTCCTGCCAAATTATAACAGGTAACACTTGCCACTTAGAAGCTATAATGATAAAAAAGGGATTATCTTTTTTAGAAGATGGTACTGAATATTTATTTATAGAAAACGTAGGAAACCTTGTCTGTCCTGCAAGCTACGATCTTGGCGAACACCTAAGAATCTCGATGATCTCAACTCCTGAAGGTGATGATAAGATTCTAAAGTATCCCAAAGCTTTTTTAACCTCTGATGTTTTAGTTATTAATAAAATAGATCTTTTAAAGTACTTGCCCTTTGATATACAAAGAGTTGAAGAGGAGGCAAAAAAAATAAAAAGGGAGATAAAGATTTTTAAAACCTCTGCCTTAACGGGAGAGGGTGTTAAAGAACTTGCAGATTTTATAAAAAAGGAGCGAGAGGGAAGATTTAAAGATTGA